A segment of the Methanothermobacter tenebrarum genome:
TGACTATAATAAGATCTTTTTTCTTGGGTGATATTGTTGTAGAGTCTCCGATTACATGGACATTTAGTCTTAGTTGTGCTAGTCTCATTGCAAATGCTTCACCTACTAGTTTTGACCTGCCACTTCCCAGTATAAATATGGATTTTGATTTTGCGAGTAGGTTCAGGATCTTATCTAGGTTTTGGTATTCTTCTTTGATTCTTTTCACAACATTTTGTGTATGTTCTATTATCTTTTCTATGGTTTCATTGAGATACATGGGATTCCCCTTTAGATGTTTGTTATCCTTATGCCAGCATTTTTTATCTTATTTTTCATGTTTAGGTTTATGAGTAGTGGTGTTATCTTCTCGATTATCCTAGCATTTTCCAAGGGTCCGCAGTCTATACCTCTGACCCCTGGTATTTTCTCTGCAAGTTCTATCACAACCTTCTTGGCCTTTTCATCGTCTGATGTTATGAGGCAGTCGCATTCTACATCCTCTTTGAAGTTTAGTAGGCTATAGGCGCTTATGTTGTTAAATGCTGATACTACGGTCGCATCTTCTAGGAATTTCGCGGATCTTTCAGCGGCTGAACCATCCCAGAGGTCAAGGTATTTTGCACCGGAGCCGCCGATTGAACTTTCAAGGGGTACTGTAGCATCTATAAAGATCTTATCCTTTACATGCTCTTTTATAGACTTTAGGGTTACCATCTGAGCATGTAATGGTACTGTTAATACTATGAGATCTGCTAGTCTGGCAGCGTCCTCATTTTTCATACCCTCCAATTTCAACCTGGGATCCCCTGTCATCTCCTTTATCTCATCCACGGTATTCTGGGCTCTTTTAGCATCCCTAGAGCCTATTATAACATTTTCACCCGCCATCGCTAATCTTAGGGCCAATCCCATGCCCTGGTCTCCGGTTCCGCCTATTATAGCAATTTTCCCATCCATTGTACATCACCTTAGATTAGGTTTAATTTTTCAAGGAAATTTAAACTTTCAATTAACTCATCTTTACTCTTCACTTCAATTGTTAAGATACCATCATATCCCTTAAGGTTCTCGAATACTTTAGGGAAATTTATGCTCCCTGTTCCGAGGGCGTTATGGGAATCTTCTATGCCATCGTTATCTGAAAGGTGTATATGGCCTATTAGTCCCATTTTAATGTCTTTGATTGTGTGACCCATTGTGTGGGCGTGGCCTATATCAAGGGTGGCCATGATTCCAAGTTCCTCTACTAGTCTTTGTAGTTCTTTTAAGTTATTGTAGAGGTATTTTTCCATTCTTGGCATGTTTTCGAGGCAGAGTGTCACGCCCAGATCATCGGCATAATTTTTAAGTTCTTTGAGGGATTTGAAATTATATTCTAATATTCTATCCTTGTATACTCTTGCAAGGAATGGTACACTACCTGGGTGTAATATTAATTTGTCTGAGTCTAGGTGCGCTGCCAGGTCCAGTGAGGATTTTATCTCCATTATTGATGATCTTCTTATCCTATTGTTGGGGGAGGCTATGTTAACATCAGAAATCGGAGCATGTACTATGTATTGGAGGGAGTATGAGCCTGTTAGATCCTCCTCTATCCTATCCAGTGGGTATTCGTTGATTATTTCACAATAGCTGATCCCGAGTCCTTCTATGTATTCCAAGGTGACATTAGGTGGTGCTGGGTGCAAGGCCAATGTTGAAACTCCAAAATCCAAAGAATACCCCCATATTATGTTTCCGATCTTACACGGGCTTTTATTGGCACGCCCTTTTTAACCGCATCTAATATCATCTCTGCCAATTCAATATCCTTTTTTATCTTTATAGTACCCCTTTTACCTACGGTGGCCGTGAACAAGTATTCTTCATCTATTAGTATATCATAGGATACTCCTATAGAATCTTTACCAAATTCTAGTACCACATAATTCCCAGATATATCCACTGGGACTTTTATCAGACCCTTTTCCTCTACCTTTTTGAGTGGTTCTATGTTGATGCTTATTCCTATATTATTTTCGATCTCCTCGATGGTTTTACCCTTCTTGCCTATAATCTGGGGTATATATTTTTCCTCAACCCATACTCTCGCCCTCTCATCAGATTCGAGTTCTACCTTGAACTTACCAGGGGGTAACCTTTTGCTGAACTCCTTTTCAATTTCTCTCTCAACGATTAACTGGGCTGGAGTTTTCCTTCCAGCTACAGTAGAAACTTCCATCACTATGGTCTGTTCACCATAAGTATAAATCTCATATACTAACTCTCCTGTTTCAAAGTCTCTGATTTCTATAACTGGCCTTGCAAGGTCTGCCTCCACCATGCCAGTTGGCACTTTAACTGTTAATGAAATGTCATAGACTGCTTTTATCTTCCCATCTTCGATGAAGATGGTTGTATCTACTATTGAGGGTATCATTCCAAGTTCTACTCGTCCTATTATCCTCTGGATGGCGTCTATGGGTCTGGTGGCGTGGACCACACCCACCATGCCCACACCTGCAAGGCGCATATCAGCGAATAT
Coding sequences within it:
- the npdG gene encoding NADPH-dependent F420 reductase; the encoded protein is MDGKIAIIGGTGDQGMGLALRLAMAGENVIIGSRDAKRAQNTVDEIKEMTGDPRLKLEGMKNEDAARLADLIVLTVPLHAQMVTLKSIKEHVKDKIFIDATVPLESSIGGSGAKYLDLWDGSAAERSAKFLEDATVVSAFNNISAYSLLNFKEDVECDCLITSDDEKAKKVVIELAEKIPGVRGIDCGPLENARIIEKITPLLINLNMKNKIKNAGIRITNI
- a CDS encoding sugar phosphate isomerase/epimerase; the protein is MDFGVSTLALHPAPPNVTLEYIEGLGISYCEIINEYPLDRIEEDLTGSYSLQYIVHAPISDVNIASPNNRIRRSSIMEIKSSLDLAAHLDSDKLILHPGSVPFLARVYKDRILEYNFKSLKELKNYADDLGVTLCLENMPRMEKYLYNNLKELQRLVEELGIMATLDIGHAHTMGHTIKDIKMGLIGHIHLSDNDGIEDSHNALGTGSINFPKVFENLKGYDGILTIEVKSKDELIESLNFLEKLNLI